Proteins from one Pseudomonas grandcourensis genomic window:
- a CDS encoding DOPA 4,5-dioxygenase family protein has protein sequence MQQITGYHAHVYFDAGTIGQARALCEQAAQLFPLKIGRVHERPVGPHPDWSCQLAFEPQVLGDVLPWLALNRKGLVVFLHPDTGDDLLDHTEHAIWMGAIRPLDLTVF, from the coding sequence ATGCAGCAGATCACGGGTTACCACGCCCACGTTTATTTCGATGCCGGCACGATCGGGCAGGCGCGGGCCTTGTGTGAGCAGGCAGCGCAATTGTTTCCACTGAAAATAGGCCGCGTGCACGAGAGGCCGGTCGGTCCGCACCCGGACTGGAGCTGCCAGTTGGCGTTCGAGCCGCAGGTGCTGGGCGACGTGCTGCCGTGGCTGGCGCTGAACCGCAAGGGTCTGGTGGTGTTTCTGCACCCGGACACCGGCGACGATCTGCTTGACCACACCGAGCATGCGATCTGGATGGGTGCTATTCGTCCGTTGGACCTGACTGTTTTTTGA
- a CDS encoding SulP family inorganic anion transporter — protein sequence MALPSRHSLFPFLTWLPRQTRASVGRDLIVGLSGAILALPQSIAYALIAGLPPEYGLYAAIIPVLIACLWGSSWHLICGPTAAISIVLYASVSPLAVPASQDYVMLILLLTFLAGLFQWLLGLLRFGALVNFVSHSVVLGFTLGAAVVIAIGQLPNLLGLDLPSQATALDSFITLLRHFGEMDKPSLALGLATVVVGVILKLLLPRWPTLLITLILGGLLVWLWPSMFGHVQLVSAFTGKLPPFSPLPLDLDLILRLLPSAVAVGMLGLVTSLSIARSISARSQQLLDANQEVRAQGLSNIVGAFFSGSLSAGSFTRSGLSYEAGACSPLAGIFSALWVALFAIFGASLIAHIPIPAMAGSILLIAWGLVDHRGIRALLRVSRAEFVVMALTCVATLLLELQTAIYAGVLASLFFYLKRTSQPRVQHVRDGEEDILRVGGSIFFGASHYLQVRLQRMHGARVVIEAQQINFIDYSGVEMLHQEARRLLRQDRSLTLRRARPQVVEELRKLEGAQKCPIRFED from the coding sequence ATGGCCCTGCCAAGCCGCCATTCACTCTTCCCATTCCTCACCTGGCTACCCCGGCAAACTCGCGCCAGTGTCGGTCGCGACCTGATCGTAGGCCTCAGCGGCGCGATTCTCGCGTTGCCGCAATCCATTGCCTATGCACTGATTGCCGGCCTGCCGCCGGAATACGGCCTGTACGCGGCAATCATCCCGGTATTGATCGCCTGTCTCTGGGGCTCGTCGTGGCATTTGATCTGCGGTCCTACGGCGGCTATCTCCATTGTCCTGTACGCCAGCGTCAGTCCTCTGGCCGTTCCAGCGTCGCAGGACTACGTCATGTTGATCCTGTTGCTGACGTTTCTGGCCGGCCTCTTTCAGTGGTTGCTGGGATTGTTGCGGTTTGGCGCGCTGGTGAATTTCGTCTCGCACTCGGTGGTGCTCGGCTTCACCCTGGGTGCCGCCGTGGTGATTGCCATCGGTCAATTGCCTAACCTGCTGGGGCTGGACTTGCCCAGCCAGGCCACCGCGCTGGACAGTTTCATCACCTTGTTGCGTCATTTCGGCGAAATGGACAAACCTTCGCTGGCGCTGGGGCTGGCGACGGTGGTGGTGGGTGTGATCCTCAAGCTGCTGCTGCCACGCTGGCCGACGCTCTTGATCACCCTGATTCTCGGCGGTTTGCTGGTTTGGCTCTGGCCATCAATGTTCGGCCATGTGCAACTGGTCAGCGCCTTCACCGGCAAACTGCCGCCCTTCAGTCCGTTGCCGCTGGACCTCGATCTGATCCTGCGCCTGCTGCCCAGCGCGGTGGCGGTCGGTATGCTCGGACTGGTCACCAGCCTGTCGATTGCCCGCTCGATCTCCGCACGTTCGCAGCAATTACTCGACGCGAATCAGGAAGTTCGTGCCCAAGGCCTGTCGAATATCGTCGGTGCGTTTTTTTCCGGATCGCTGTCAGCCGGTTCCTTCACTCGCTCAGGCCTGAGCTATGAAGCGGGGGCCTGTTCGCCGCTGGCCGGGATTTTTTCGGCACTGTGGGTGGCGCTGTTTGCGATCTTCGGTGCGAGCCTGATCGCACACATCCCGATTCCGGCCATGGCCGGCAGCATTCTGTTGATCGCCTGGGGACTGGTGGACCATCGCGGCATTCGCGCATTGTTGCGGGTCAGCCGCGCCGAGTTCGTGGTCATGGCGCTGACCTGCGTCGCCACCCTGCTGCTGGAATTGCAGACGGCGATCTACGCCGGTGTGTTGGCCTCGCTTTTTTTCTACCTCAAACGCACATCGCAACCACGGGTGCAGCATGTGCGAGATGGCGAGGAAGACATTCTGCGGGTAGGGGGCTCGATCTTTTTCGGCGCCAGCCATTACCTGCAAGTGCGCCTGCAACGCATGCACGGCGCGCGCGTGGTGATCGAGGCGCAACAGATCAACTTCATCGACTATTCCGGGGTGGAAATGCTGCATCAGGAAGCGCGGCGCCTGCTTCGCCAGGACCGCAGCCTGACCTTGCGCCGGGCCCGGCCGCAGGTGGTGGAAGAGCTGAGGAAGCTGGAAGGGGCGCAGAAGTGCCCGATCCGGTTTGAGGATTAA
- a CDS encoding NAD(P)H-binding protein, which produces MKNAETPVVKVVLYGAMSSLGSALMAEMLRRQHEVIAILDDLNALAPRPGLRTKTGDLLDAQRVKQSVAGSSVVICLLDAPGLPFNSEHVEKNIVPGPVEQVLAVDALIDGMQAANITRLFLVGDFDVLDDPESEDSLQRHAAEEIREALQSSPLKWTLVNEPRGVPGLTIEHFAQIGGNLEPRLAEPLERLARTAVGIADELHLNLHIREHVNFIATDS; this is translated from the coding sequence ATGAAAAATGCCGAAACCCCCGTCGTGAAAGTGGTGCTTTATGGTGCCATGAGTAGCCTGGGCAGTGCGCTGATGGCTGAAATGCTGCGGCGCCAGCATGAAGTCATCGCGATTCTCGATGACCTCAATGCGCTGGCACCCCGTCCGGGGCTGCGCACCAAGACTGGCGACCTGCTCGACGCGCAACGGGTCAAACAGAGTGTGGCCGGCAGCTCCGTGGTCATCTGTTTGCTGGACGCTCCAGGCTTACCGTTCAACAGCGAACACGTGGAAAAAAACATCGTGCCGGGCCCGGTCGAGCAGGTGCTGGCAGTGGATGCGCTAATCGATGGCATGCAGGCAGCAAACATCACCCGGTTGTTTCTGGTGGGTGATTTCGACGTGCTGGACGATCCGGAATCCGAGGACAGCTTGCAGCGTCACGCCGCCGAGGAAATCCGCGAGGCACTGCAGAGCAGTCCATTGAAGTGGACGCTGGTTAACGAGCCGCGCGGTGTACCTGGGCTGACCATCGAACATTTTGCCCAAATCGGTGGCAACCTCGAGCCGCGGTTGGCCGAACCGCTGGAACGGCTGGCCCGCACCGCCGTGGGCATTGCCGATGAATTGCACTTGAACCTGCACATCCGAGAGCACGTCAACTTCATCGCCACCGACAGCTAA
- the betC gene encoding choline-sulfatase has product MKRKNILFIMADQMAAPMLPFYGPSPIKLPHLSRLAAQGVVFDSAYCNSPLCAPSRFTLVSGQLPSKIGAYDNAADFPADVPTYAHYLRRLGYRTALSGKMHFCGPDQLHGYEERLTSDIYPADYGWAVNWDEPDVRPTWYHNMSSVLQAGPCVRTNQLDFDEEVVFKAQQYLFDHIREDGDQPFCLTVSMTHPHDPYTIPKAFWDLYDDADIPLPTTPDPHGLDPHSQRLLKVYDLWDKPLPVDKIRDARRAYFGACSYIDSNVGKLLQTLEDTGLIDDTIIVFSGDHGDMLGERGLWYKMHWYEMAARVPLLISAPGQFGAGRVSASVSTADLLPTFVELAGGSLEPGLPLDGRSLVPHLQGQGGHDEVFGEYMAEGTISPLMMIRRGAYKFIYSEDDPCLLFDVQNDPRELEELSHSPQHRQLFDDFLAEARAKWNIPAIHQQVLASQRRRRFVTEALTLGKLKSWDHQPLVDASQQYMRNHIDLDDLERKARYPQPCQNQ; this is encoded by the coding sequence ATGAAGCGCAAGAACATTCTTTTCATCATGGCCGATCAAATGGCCGCGCCAATGTTGCCGTTCTACGGCCCATCGCCCATCAAACTGCCTCATCTGAGCCGCCTCGCCGCACAAGGCGTGGTGTTCGACTCGGCTTATTGCAACAGCCCATTGTGCGCGCCGTCGCGTTTCACCCTGGTCAGCGGCCAGTTGCCGAGCAAGATCGGCGCCTACGACAACGCCGCCGATTTCCCCGCCGACGTACCGACCTACGCCCACTACCTGCGCCGCCTCGGCTACCGCACCGCTCTGTCGGGCAAGATGCATTTCTGTGGCCCGGACCAGTTGCATGGCTACGAAGAACGCCTGACCAGTGACATCTACCCGGCTGACTACGGCTGGGCGGTGAACTGGGATGAACCGGACGTGCGCCCGACCTGGTATCACAACATGTCGTCAGTGCTGCAAGCCGGCCCGTGCGTGCGCACCAATCAGCTGGATTTCGACGAAGAGGTGGTGTTCAAGGCCCAGCAGTACCTGTTCGACCATATCCGCGAGGATGGCGACCAGCCTTTCTGCCTGACCGTTTCCATGACTCACCCACACGATCCGTACACGATTCCCAAGGCTTTCTGGGATTTGTACGACGATGCCGACATTCCGCTGCCTACAACCCCGGACCCGCATGGTCTCGATCCGCACTCGCAACGCCTGCTCAAGGTCTACGACCTGTGGGACAAGCCACTGCCTGTGGATAAGATCCGCGATGCCCGCCGCGCCTATTTCGGCGCGTGCAGCTATATCGACAGCAACGTCGGCAAACTCCTGCAAACCCTCGAGGATACCGGGCTGATCGATGACACCATCATCGTGTTCTCCGGTGACCACGGCGACATGCTCGGCGAGCGTGGCCTCTGGTACAAAATGCACTGGTACGAAATGGCTGCACGGGTGCCGCTGCTGATCAGCGCACCAGGGCAGTTCGGCGCCGGCCGGGTCAGCGCCAGTGTTTCCACGGCGGACCTGTTGCCGACCTTCGTCGAACTGGCCGGCGGCTCGCTGGAACCGGGTTTGCCGCTGGACGGACGCTCGCTGGTCCCGCACCTGCAAGGGCAGGGCGGTCACGACGAGGTGTTCGGCGAATACATGGCCGAAGGCACCATCAGTCCGTTAATGATGATCCGCCGAGGTGCCTACAAATTCATCTACAGCGAAGACGACCCTTGCCTGCTCTTCGACGTACAGAATGACCCTCGCGAACTGGAAGAACTCAGTCATTCGCCGCAACATCGCCAGCTTTTCGACGATTTTCTCGCCGAGGCACGGGCCAAATGGAACATTCCGGCGATTCACCAGCAGGTGCTCGCCAGCCAGCGGCGCCGACGCTTCGTGACCGAGGCGCTGACCCTCGGCAAGCTGAAGAGCTGGGATCACCAGCCGCTGGTCGACGCCAGTCAGCAGTACATGCGCAACCACATCGACCTCGACGATCTGGAGCGTAAAGCGCGTTATCCACAACCCTGCCAAAACCAATAA
- a CDS encoding LysR family transcriptional regulator produces the protein MYDALGDLSLDLLRAFEAAARQRSFTAAAVELGTTQPAISQQIKRLEEQLATRLFDRIYRGIELTEAGQILFEQVQLGLQNIDAGLSAISAQQQHEVLQVATDFAFAAYWLMPRLHRFHAANPQVDVSLVTSERSHNMLRTDIDVAVLFGDGRFKQGESHWLFSEEVFPVCSPQLLSERTLPLPAQALLEFPLLHLRGEHSSNWFDWSGVFRELGITSPPAPGQLRFDNYTLLIQAAIGGQGVAIGWRHLVDNLLAQGLLCRPIGETVMSRLGYYVVLPQRKRRGALIQQFVDWLMAEQASSAQSLNGLTLPSIAV, from the coding sequence ATGTATGACGCCCTTGGTGACCTGTCACTGGATCTGCTTCGCGCCTTCGAAGCGGCGGCCCGTCAGCGCAGCTTCACCGCGGCGGCGGTTGAACTGGGCACCACGCAACCGGCCATCAGTCAGCAAATCAAACGCCTGGAAGAACAACTGGCAACACGTCTGTTCGACCGCATTTATCGTGGAATCGAACTGACTGAGGCCGGGCAGATCCTTTTCGAGCAGGTTCAGCTCGGTTTACAGAATATAGACGCAGGATTGAGCGCAATCAGCGCACAGCAACAGCATGAAGTGCTGCAGGTGGCCACGGATTTTGCCTTCGCCGCCTATTGGCTGATGCCGCGCCTGCACCGCTTTCACGCGGCTAATCCGCAGGTGGATGTCAGCCTGGTCACCAGTGAACGCAGCCATAACATGCTACGTACCGATATCGATGTGGCGGTGCTGTTCGGCGATGGCCGCTTCAAGCAGGGTGAGAGCCACTGGCTGTTCAGCGAGGAAGTGTTTCCGGTGTGCAGCCCGCAGTTGTTGAGCGAACGTACCCTGCCCTTGCCGGCCCAGGCATTGCTGGAGTTTCCGTTGCTGCACCTGCGCGGCGAACACAGCAGTAACTGGTTCGACTGGAGTGGTGTGTTCCGCGAGCTGGGTATCACTTCGCCCCCGGCGCCCGGGCAGTTGCGCTTCGACAACTACACCCTGCTGATTCAGGCGGCGATTGGCGGCCAAGGCGTAGCCATTGGCTGGCGCCACCTTGTGGATAACTTGCTGGCGCAAGGGTTGTTGTGTCGTCCGATTGGCGAAACGGTGATGTCGAGGCTGGGTTACTACGTGGTCCTGCCCCAGCGCAAACGACGCGGAGCATTGATCCAGCAGTTTGTGGATTGGTTGATGGCTGAACAGGCGAGCAGTGCGCAATCGCTCAACGGCCTGACGCTGCCGTCCATTGCGGTTTAG
- a CDS encoding GFA family protein, which translates to MGELHTGGCHCGQLRYQFSGPLHDIAHCHCSICRRVSGGTVTTWITVPASAFQWLAGTPSRYDSSSTCVRYFCGHCGAQLALVTHLSPESIDLTIATLDHPEQAPAERHIWTDSRLPWLHLDEHLPGEAEEAL; encoded by the coding sequence ATGGGCGAACTTCACACCGGCGGCTGCCATTGCGGGCAACTGCGCTATCAATTCAGCGGGCCGCTGCACGATATCGCCCACTGCCATTGTTCGATTTGCCGACGGGTCAGCGGCGGCACCGTGACCACCTGGATCACCGTGCCGGCATCAGCCTTTCAATGGCTGGCCGGGACGCCGTCGCGGTACGATTCTTCATCCACCTGCGTGCGATATTTCTGCGGCCACTGTGGGGCGCAACTGGCGCTGGTGACGCACCTGAGCCCGGAAAGCATCGACCTGACCATTGCCACCCTCGACCATCCCGAGCAAGCACCGGCCGAGCGGCACATCTGGACTGACAGCCGCTTGCCGTGGCTGCATCTGGACGAACACTTGCCCGGTGAGGCTGAAGAAGCACTCTGA
- a CDS encoding CitMHS family transporter, which produces MLTFLGFAMVITFMFLIMTKRLSALIALIIIPIIFALFGGFSPKIGPMMLEGITKLAPTGVMLMFAILYFALMIDSGLFDPAVRKILKLVKGDPLKVSVGTAVLALVVSLDGDGATTYMICVAAMLPLYSRIGMSPRIMAGLIILAGGVMNMTPWGGPTARAASALHVDPSDIFVPMIPAMLAGVVAILVIAYFYGKRERARLGELHLVGDEIDHSEISVSQFPDARRPKLIWFNGALTLALMGTLIAGLLPLPVLFMVAFSIAMIVNYPCLQQQKDRVAAHAGSVLAVVGLIFAAGIFTGILTGTGMVDAMSKSLLAVIPDFLGPYLAVITALVSMPFTFFMSNDAFYYGVLPVLAEAASHYGITAVEMARASIVGQPVHLLSPLVPSTYLLVALAGIDFGDHQRFTLKWAVLVCICILIAALLLGTFPVFSTL; this is translated from the coding sequence ATGCTGACTTTCCTTGGCTTCGCCATGGTCATCACGTTCATGTTCCTGATCATGACCAAGCGCCTGTCCGCGCTGATCGCCCTGATCATCATTCCAATCATCTTTGCCCTGTTCGGCGGTTTTTCGCCGAAGATCGGCCCGATGATGCTCGAGGGCATCACCAAGCTTGCGCCGACCGGCGTGATGCTGATGTTCGCTATTTTGTACTTCGCCCTGATGATCGACTCCGGCCTGTTCGACCCGGCCGTGCGCAAGATCCTCAAACTGGTCAAGGGCGACCCGCTGAAGGTTTCGGTCGGCACCGCCGTTCTGGCGCTCGTTGTCTCCCTCGATGGAGACGGCGCGACCACTTATATGATCTGCGTGGCCGCCATGCTGCCGCTCTACAGCCGTATCGGCATGAGCCCGCGGATCATGGCCGGCCTGATCATCCTCGCCGGTGGCGTGATGAACATGACCCCATGGGGTGGCCCGACCGCTCGCGCGGCCAGTGCGTTGCATGTGGACCCGTCCGACATCTTCGTACCGATGATTCCTGCGATGCTGGCCGGTGTGGTGGCGATCCTGGTCATCGCCTACTTCTACGGCAAGCGTGAACGTGCTCGCCTGGGTGAACTGCACCTGGTGGGCGATGAAATCGACCACAGCGAAATCAGCGTTTCGCAGTTCCCGGATGCCCGTCGTCCGAAGCTGATCTGGTTCAACGGCGCCCTGACCCTGGCCCTGATGGGCACCCTGATCGCCGGCCTGCTGCCTTTGCCGGTGCTGTTCATGGTGGCGTTCAGTATCGCCATGATCGTCAACTATCCTTGCCTGCAACAGCAGAAGGATCGCGTCGCGGCCCACGCCGGTAGCGTGCTGGCGGTGGTCGGGTTGATCTTTGCGGCCGGTATCTTCACCGGTATCCTGACCGGCACCGGGATGGTCGACGCCATGTCGAAAAGCCTGTTGGCGGTGATTCCTGACTTCCTCGGCCCCTACCTGGCGGTGATCACGGCACTGGTAAGCATGCCGTTCACTTTCTTCATGTCGAACGATGCATTTTATTACGGCGTGTTACCGGTTCTTGCCGAAGCCGCCAGCCATTACGGTATAACCGCAGTGGAAATGGCACGTGCCTCGATCGTCGGTCAGCCCGTCCACCTGTTGAGCCCGCTGGTTCCATCGACCTACCTGTTGGTGGCCCTGGCCGGCATCGATTTCGGTGACCACCAGCGCTTCACCCTGAAGTGGGCAGTGCTGGTTTGTATCTGCATACTGATTGCTGCACTGCTGTTGGGGACTTTCCCGGTGTTCAGCACTCTATAA
- a CDS encoding TerC family protein gives MEWLTNPEIWVAFFTLTALEIVLGIDNIIMISILVSRMPKHMQARTRIFGLALAMVTRILLLLSITWVMRLTADLFVVFGQGISGRDLILFFGGLFLLWKSSQEMYHALEGEDESNDEPSGKGGNFLYTIVQIAIIDIVFSLDSVITAVGMVSHVPVMVAAIIVAVLVMMWASGTISEFIDKHPSLKMLALSFLLIVGTVLIAESLDVHVPKGYVYFAMAFSLAVEAINIKMRTAIAKKKKQQDPVKLRKDIPGQ, from the coding sequence ATGGAATGGCTGACCAACCCTGAAATCTGGGTTGCCTTCTTCACCCTGACCGCCCTGGAAATCGTCCTGGGTATCGATAACATCATCATGATTTCGATCCTGGTCAGCCGCATGCCCAAACACATGCAGGCACGCACCCGGATTTTCGGTCTGGCGCTGGCCATGGTCACGCGAATCCTGCTTCTGCTGTCGATCACCTGGGTCATGCGCCTGACGGCGGACCTGTTCGTAGTATTTGGCCAGGGTATTTCCGGACGCGACCTGATCCTGTTCTTCGGTGGTCTGTTCCTGCTGTGGAAAAGCTCGCAAGAGATGTACCACGCGCTGGAAGGTGAAGATGAAAGCAACGACGAACCTTCGGGCAAAGGCGGCAACTTCCTCTACACCATCGTCCAGATCGCGATCATCGACATCGTGTTCTCCCTGGACTCGGTAATCACCGCGGTCGGCATGGTCTCCCACGTACCGGTCATGGTCGCGGCGATCATCGTGGCTGTGCTGGTGATGATGTGGGCATCCGGCACCATCAGTGAGTTCATCGACAAGCACCCATCGCTGAAAATGCTGGCGCTGTCCTTCCTGTTGATCGTCGGTACGGTGCTGATTGCCGAATCCCTGGACGTGCACGTGCCAAAAGGTTACGTCTACTTCGCCATGGCGTTCTCGCTGGCGGTGGAAGCGATCAACATCAAGATGCGCACTGCCATCGCGAAAAAGAAGAAACAGCAGGATCCGGTAAAGCTGCGCAAGGATATTCCGGGCCAGTAA
- the choX gene encoding choline ABC transporter substrate-binding protein, translated as MQRLSTVLTVGLLALGSASAFADQSCETVKMADPGWSDIAATNAITGFLLDGMGYKAKVDTLAVPITFGGLKDGQVDVFLGNWMPAQQGFYDKFVANGDVTQLAKNLDGTEFTLAVPDYVWDAGVHNFADLNKYADKFDRKIYGIGSGAPANISLQEIIKKNDFDMGQWKLVESSEQAMLAEVSRAVKKQKFMTFLGWTPHPMNVQLKMHYLKGGEKYFGDTGSVHTLTRKGYAQACPNVGKLLTNLNFTQDMENSIMAEVVNKKVSNADAAKAWIKANPAVLDKWLDGVKTVDGQDALPAVKAKL; from the coding sequence ATGCAAAGGTTATCCACAGTACTGACGGTCGGGCTGCTGGCTCTGGGCAGTGCATCGGCATTTGCCGATCAGAGTTGCGAGACCGTGAAAATGGCCGACCCGGGCTGGAGCGACATTGCCGCGACCAATGCCATCACCGGGTTTCTGCTGGACGGCATGGGCTACAAGGCCAAGGTCGACACCCTCGCGGTGCCGATCACCTTTGGCGGACTCAAGGATGGCCAGGTCGATGTGTTCCTGGGTAACTGGATGCCGGCGCAGCAGGGCTTTTACGACAAGTTCGTCGCCAACGGCGATGTCACGCAATTGGCGAAGAACCTCGACGGCACCGAATTCACGCTCGCCGTTCCGGACTACGTGTGGGACGCGGGTGTGCATAACTTTGCCGACCTGAACAAATACGCCGACAAGTTCGACCGCAAGATCTACGGCATCGGCTCCGGCGCGCCGGCGAATATCTCGCTGCAAGAGATCATCAAGAAAAACGATTTCGACATGGGTCAGTGGAAACTGGTCGAATCCAGCGAGCAGGCGATGTTGGCGGAAGTGTCCCGCGCGGTGAAAAAACAGAAATTCATGACCTTCCTCGGCTGGACCCCGCACCCGATGAACGTGCAACTGAAAATGCACTATCTGAAGGGTGGCGAGAAATACTTCGGTGACACCGGCAGCGTGCACACCCTGACCCGCAAAGGTTATGCACAGGCCTGCCCGAACGTCGGCAAACTGCTGACCAACCTGAACTTCACCCAGGACATGGAGAACAGCATCATGGCCGAGGTGGTGAACAAGAAAGTCAGCAATGCCGACGCGGCCAAGGCGTGGATCAAGGCCAACCCGGCGGTGCTGGACAAGTGGCTCGATGGAGTGAAGACCGTGGATGGGCAGGATGCGTTGCCGGCGGTCAAAGCCAAACTCTGA
- a CDS encoding Na/Pi cotransporter family protein has product MLTLLNLLSAVALLIWGTHIVRTGILRVYGTNLRHVISHNMSNRWLAFGSGIAVTAMVQSSNATAMLVTSFVGQGLMALTPALITMLGADVGTALMARVLTFDLSWLSPLLIFAGVIFFLSRKQTRLGQMGRVAIGLGLIILALQLIVEAAHPITHAKGVKVIFASLTGDLLLDALVGALFAMVSYSSLAAVLLTATLAGANVISLPVAIGLVIGANIGSGILAFLSTSMQNAAGRQVALGSLLYKLIGLLLIIPVLDPLVHWLDGLDFSPQEMVIGFHLLYNTARCLILLPSVGPMARFCAWVLPERPLANGTAKPRHLDPTALVTPGLALANSARETLRMGDLIDNMLEAMLDVLHGKQTAVTQEMRRLTDDVEALYSAIKLYLAQMPREDLSDQDSRRWAEIIELAINLKLASDLIERMLRKVQQQKTSQRRSFSEVGLDELTGLQTQLISNLRLGMSVFLSGDPESARQLVREKRRFRAQERRLAHAHVSRLQLKIVQSIETSSLHLELIADMKRLNSLFCSSAYVVLETSDTGALVVDDLSDITHSP; this is encoded by the coding sequence ATGCTCACCCTGCTCAATTTGCTTTCTGCCGTGGCCCTGCTGATCTGGGGCACGCACATCGTCCGAACCGGCATCCTGCGGGTCTACGGCACCAACTTGCGCCATGTCATTAGCCATAACATGTCCAACCGCTGGCTGGCTTTCGGCTCCGGGATCGCCGTGACGGCGATGGTCCAGAGCAGCAACGCCACCGCCATGCTGGTCACTTCCTTTGTCGGCCAGGGCCTGATGGCGCTTACACCGGCGTTGATCACCATGCTCGGTGCCGATGTCGGTACGGCCCTGATGGCGCGGGTGCTGACGTTCGATCTGTCGTGGCTGTCGCCCCTGCTGATTTTTGCCGGAGTGATTTTCTTTCTGTCGCGCAAGCAGACCCGACTCGGGCAGATGGGCCGTGTCGCCATTGGCTTGGGGTTGATCATTCTGGCGCTGCAACTGATTGTCGAAGCCGCGCACCCGATTACCCATGCCAAAGGGGTGAAGGTGATTTTCGCCTCGCTCACCGGCGACCTCCTGCTCGACGCCCTGGTCGGTGCGCTGTTCGCGATGGTGTCCTATTCCAGCCTGGCCGCTGTATTGCTCACCGCGACCCTGGCGGGCGCCAACGTGATCAGCCTGCCGGTGGCCATCGGGCTGGTGATCGGCGCCAATATCGGCAGCGGCATCCTCGCCTTCCTCAGCACCAGCATGCAGAACGCCGCCGGGCGCCAAGTGGCGCTGGGCAGCCTGCTGTACAAACTGATTGGTCTTTTATTGATCATTCCGGTGCTCGATCCGCTGGTGCACTGGCTCGACGGCCTGGATTTCAGCCCTCAGGAAATGGTCATTGGCTTTCACCTGCTCTACAACACCGCGCGTTGCCTGATCCTGCTGCCCAGCGTCGGGCCGATGGCCAGGTTTTGTGCCTGGGTGCTGCCGGAGCGTCCGCTGGCAAACGGTACGGCCAAGCCCCGGCACCTTGACCCCACGGCGTTGGTCACCCCCGGTTTGGCGCTGGCCAACTCGGCCCGGGAAACCCTGCGCATGGGCGACCTGATCGACAACATGCTCGAAGCCATGCTCGACGTGTTGCACGGCAAGCAAACCGCCGTCACCCAGGAAATGCGCCGCCTCACCGACGATGTCGAAGCGCTCTACAGTGCGATCAAGTTGTATCTGGCGCAAATGCCCCGGGAAGATCTCAGTGATCAGGACAGCCGGCGCTGGGCGGAAATCATCGAACTGGCGATCAACCTGAAACTGGCCAGCGACTTGATCGAACGCATGTTGCGCAAGGTCCAGCAGCAGAAAACCTCACAGCGCCGGTCGTTTTCCGAAGTCGGGCTGGACGAATTGACCGGGCTGCAAACCCAGTTGATCTCCAACCTGCGGCTCGGGATGTCGGTGTTTCTCAGCGGCGACCCGGAAAGTGCCCGTCAATTGGTGCGTGAAAAACGTCGTTTCCGCGCACAGGAACGGCGCCTGGCCCACGCTCATGTCAGCCGCTTGCAACTTAAAATCGTGCAAAGTATCGAAACCAGTTCGTTGCACCTGGAGCTGATCGCCGACATGAAGCGTCTCAATTCGCTGTTTTGCAGCAGTGCCTACGTGGTGCTGGAAACATCGGACACAGGTGCGTTGGTGGTCGATGATTTGAGCGACATCACTCATTCACCCTGA